In Halopelagius inordinatus, a single genomic region encodes these proteins:
- a CDS encoding type IV pilin, with the protein MKLKQLFTDDSAVSPVIGVILMVAITVILAAVIGTFVLNLGGNLSDTSPQASFGFEFDSTNGTTITHETGDSIPGDQLNTTGVTWDGSGGNWTGTVSAGTSITKYKDVDNWDGETIRVVWSSETGESSATLSKTTAPNN; encoded by the coding sequence ATGAAGCTCAAACAGCTATTCACGGACGATTCGGCCGTTAGCCCTGTCATCGGGGTCATCCTGATGGTGGCTATCACGGTCATACTGGCAGCCGTTATCGGCACATTCGTACTGAACCTCGGTGGAAACCTCTCGGATACGAGCCCGCAGGCGAGTTTCGGGTTCGAATTTGACTCGACGAATGGCACGACGATCACCCACGAAACGGGCGACTCGATTCCTGGGGACCAGTTGAATACTACGGGTGTCACCTGGGATGGAAGTGGTGGAAACTGGACTGGAACTGTTAGTGCAGGAACCTCGATTACCAAATATAAGGACGTAGACAACTGGGACGGTGAGACAATCCGTGTCGTCTGGTCGTCAGAAACCGGAGAGTCGTCTGCAACGCTCAGTAAAACGACTGCACCTAACAATTAA